The Pelagibius sp. CAU 1746 genomic sequence CGGAGAGCAGGATGTGCGCCGCCTCGAAGAGGTCGGGGCTGCAAAAGCGCGCCCGGTTGTTGTCGAAGTAGCGCCGGCAGGTCTCGCCATCGGCCTCCGGGACGGTCACCTCAGCCTCCAGCAGGCCGCGGATCAAAGCGTCCTCCTCGGCCTCGCGCCGCCCCTGGCCGTCGCTTTGCGGGTCGGCTTCGATGCCCTGACGGCGCGCTTCCTGCAGCAGCAGCTCGCGCACCGCCAGCGCGGTGGCTGCGGCCGCCAGCGCCGCCTCCGGCGTCTCGGCGGGGTGATGCTGGGCCTCGGCCAGCACCGCCGCCGACTCGATGGTGGTGTCGTTGATGCGGATGTCCTGCATCACCCTACTCCGCGCCAATGCCGCCGGGTGCCCGCTTGGAGCGCACGATCTGGTAGCCCGGACGCCAGAAGTAGCGCAGCGGCACGCTCAGCATGTGGACCAGACGCGTGAAGGGAAAGACCAGGAAGATGGTCAGGCCCAGGAAGAGGTGCAGCTTGAAGACCGGATGCGCCTCGGCGATGTAGCCCGACGCGGCGAAGTCGAAGGTGAAGATCCCCTGCGCCCAGGCCATGAAGGTAACCATCTCGTGGCCGTCCAGGTGGTTGAGGGAGATCGGGATGGTCGCCAGCCCCAAGGCGAGCTGCAGCCACAGCAGCAGGATGATGGCGTTGTCGGCGAAGCTGGAGGTCGCGCGGATGCGCGGGTCGAAGAGCCGCCGGTGCGCCAGCATCGTGGCGCCGATCAGGGCAAAGCCGCCCGCTACGCCGCCGACCACGATGGCCATGATCTGCTTGAAGGTGTGGCTGATGCCGACGAGGTCGAAGAGCTGGATGGGAGTCAGCAGGCCCACCAGATGGCCGAAGAAGACGATGAGCACGCCGACATGGAACAACACCGAGCCCATGACGAGCTGGCGCCGGCGCAGAAGCTGGCTCGAGCCCGAACGCCAGGTATAGGGCTCGCGGTCGTAGCGGA encodes the following:
- the narI gene encoding respiratory nitrate reductase subunit gamma, which translates into the protein MASFLNTMIFGIYPYIALAVLALGSIIRYDREPYTWRSGSSQLLRRRQLVMGSVLFHVGVLIVFFGHLVGLLTPIQLFDLVGISHTFKQIMAIVVGGVAGGFALIGATMLAHRRLFDPRIRATSSFADNAIILLLWLQLALGLATIPISLNHLDGHEMVTFMAWAQGIFTFDFAASGYIAEAHPVFKLHLFLGLTIFLVFPFTRLVHMLSVPLRYFWRPGYQIVRSKRAPGGIGAE